A single region of the Triticum dicoccoides isolate Atlit2015 ecotype Zavitan chromosome 2B, WEW_v2.0, whole genome shotgun sequence genome encodes:
- the LOC119366510 gene encoding protein SYM1-like → MAASVAFSPACRRLPCNPLSASTGALSLVRLAGCSRRLRRACATAEPSDVLPGSGAGELDGLVPAGLLEELPEGLAFQGAPDGSGGHPMLDRGINAAIVLGAITFALTKLLTVDHDYWHGWTILEILRYMPQHNWSAYEEALKANPVLVKMMISGIVYSLGDWIAQCYEGKPIFEFDRARMFRSGLIGFALQGSLSHYYYNFCESVFPCKDWWAVPVKAAFDQTAWSGLWNTIYFVALGFLRWESPSTIFSELKSTFFPMLTAGWKLWPFAHLITYGVVPVEHRLLWVDCVEIIWVTILSTYSNEKSEARILDDSSTTDTRDNSR, encoded by the exons ATGGCGGCGTCCGTGGCCTTCTCCCCCGCATGCAGGCGGCTCCCCTGCAACCCCCTCTCCGCCTCCACCGGCGCACTGTCTCTCGTCCGCCTGGCGGGATGCTCCAGGCGCCTCCGCCGCGCCTGTGCCACGGCGGAGCCGTCCGACGTGCTGCCGGGATCCGGGGCCGGCGAGCTGGACGGGCTGGTGCCGGCAGGGCTGCTCGAGGAGCTGCCGGAGGGCCTCGCCTTCCAGGGCGCCCCTGACGGCAGCGGAGGCCACCCGATGCTCGACCGCGGCATCAACGCGGCCATCGTGCTCGGCGCCATCACCTTCGCGCTCACCAAGCTCCTCACCGTCGACCACGACTACTGGCAT GGGTGGACAATCTTGGAGATCCTGCGGTACATGCCACAGCACAACTGGTCGGCGTACGAGGAGGCCCTCAAGGCCAACCCGGTTCTTGTCAAGATGATGATCAGTGGCATCGTCTATTCCCTCGGCGACTGGATAGCCCAG TGTTACGAAGGGAAGCCCATCTTCGAGTTTGACCGTGCTCGCATGTTCCGGTCTGGCCTCATAGGGTTCGCCCTTCAGGGATCCCTTTCGCACTACTACTACAATTTCTGCGAG TCGGTGTTTCCGTGCAAGGATTGGTGGGCTGTACCTGTCAAGGCTGCATTTGATCAGACAGCTTGGTCTGGGCTGTGGAACACCATCTACTTCGTCGCCTTGGGATTCCTTCGGTGGGAATCTCCGTCCACCATATTCAGCGAGCTCAAGTCCACCTTCTTCCCCATGCTTACT GCAGGATGGAAGCTGTGGCCATTTGCACACTTAATTACATATGGTGTGGTTCCTGTCGAACATAGACTTCTCTGGGTCGACTGTGTCGAGATAATCTGGGTCACCATCTTGTCAAC TTACTCAAACGAGAAATCTGAAGCAAGGATCTTAGACGATTCCTCCACAACAGATACGCGG GACAACTCCAGATAG